The following are encoded together in the Drosophila sechellia strain sech25 chromosome 3R, ASM438219v1, whole genome shotgun sequence genome:
- the LOC6613878 gene encoding pair-rule protein odd-paired produces the protein MMMNAFIEPAQHHLASYGLRMSPNTTASNSNAQQQQQQQLEMTQQQQQQQQQQQQQQQQHQDQESAAATAAAYQNSGYGHFNSYASRDFLLGRREAEYGVAGSAGQASAAADSMLFSGFPAQAAELGSGFGQHPFHSHHHHHQMRMGMADAYAAGHPYNHHGNFPTAAVHHPVVHHPSHHAMSAMHPAGAGAFLRYMRHQPASSASSVKQEMQCLWIDPDQPGLVPPGGRKTCNKVFHSMHEIVTHLTVEHVGGPECTTHACFWVGCSRNGRPFKAKYKLVNHIRVHTGEKPFACPHPGCGKVFARSENLKIHKRTHTGEKPFKCEHEGCDRRFANSSDRKKHSHVHTSDKPYNCRINGCDKSYTHPSSLRKHMKVHGNVDEKSPSHGYDSEGEESSSSSIITGGAQTPPSTRLDGSAGSSSGVSSLSGGSGIKSSPHSIKSEPNPMHSVHLGASSSGSSSTASSSASHLLQQQQQHQQQQQQQQHQQAQQQQQLTAHPSDPKSSPALQLMAASASAYLPPPLGPPPSHHHHPHHHQAAPSPGAAAASASMLHHNHHLLYHPAAQHHPPSDWYHTTAPSGSAEAMNPLNHFGHHHHHHHLMHPGAATAY, from the exons ATGATGATGAACGCCTTCATTGAGCCGGCTCAGCACCACCTGGCCAGCTACGGGCTGCGAATGTCGCCCAACACCaccgccagcaacagcaacgcgcagcagcaacagcagcagcaactcgaAATgacccaacagcagcagcaacaacagcaacagcaacaacagcagcagcaacagcaccagGATCAGGAATCCGCGGCGGCCACTGCTGCAGCCTACCAGAACTCCGGATACGGGCACTTTAACAGCTACGCCTCCCGGGACTTTCTGCTGGGCAGGAGGGAGGCCGAGTACGGAGTCGCGGGATCCGCCGGACAGGCCTCCGCCGCAGCGGACTCCATGCTCTTCTCCGGCTTTCCCGCTCAGGCCGCGGAGCTGGGCTCCGGGTTCGGACAACACCCCTTCCACagccaccatcaccaccaccagaTGCGAATGGGCATGGCGGATGCCTACGCTGCCGGCCACCCGTACAACCACCACGGCAACTTCCCGACGGCGGCAGTGCACCACCCGGTCGTGCACCACCCGTCCCACCACGCCATGTCCGCGATGCACCCGGCCGGAGCCGGGGCCTTCCTGCGCTACATGCGCCATCAGCCGGCCTCGTCCGCCTCCAGCGTGAAGCAGGAGATGCAGTGCCTCTGGATAGACCCCGACCAGCCGGGCCTGGTGCCCCCGGGCGGCAGGAAGACCTGCAACAAGGTCTTCCACTCGATGCACGAGATCGTCACCCACTTGACCGTGGAGCACGTGGGCGGACCCGAGTGCACCACCCACGCCTGCTTCTGGGTGGGCTGCTCCCGCAACGGACGCCCTTTCAAGGCCAAGTACAAGCTGGTCAACCACATCCGCGTCCACACCGGCGAGAAGCCTTTCGCCTGCCCGCACCCGGGTTGCGGCAAGGTCTTCGCCCGGAGCGAGAACCTCAAGATCCACAAGCGGACGCATACGG GCGAGAAGCCCTTCAAGTGCGAGCACGAGGGCTGTGATCGCCGGTTCGCCAACTCCTCGGACCGCAAGAAGCACTCCCACGTCCACACGTCGGACAAGCCCTACAATTGCCGGATCAATGGCTGTGATAAGTCCTACACGCATCCCTCTTCGCTGCGGAAGCACATGAAG GTGCATGGCAATGTGGACGAGAAGAGCCCATCCCACGGCTACGACAGCGAGGGCGAGGAGAGCTCCAGCTCGAGCATCATCACCGGCGGAGCCCAGACGCCGCCCTCGACCCGCCTGGATGGAAGtgctggcagcagcagcggcgtaAGCAGCCTGAGCGGCGGAAGCGGCATCAAGTCATCTCCGCACTCGATCAAGTCGGAGCCCAATCCGATGCACAGTGTCCACCTGGGAGCCtcgagcagcggcagcagcagcacggcCAGCAGCAGTGCCTCCCacttgctgcagcagcagcagcagcaccagcagcagcaacaacagcagcagcaccagcaggcacagcagcagcaacagctgacTGCCCATCCCAGCGACCCGAAGTCCTCGCCCGCCCTCCAACTGATGGCCGCTTCTGCCTCCGCCTACCTGCCACCACCGCTGGGACCGCCGCCgtcgcaccaccaccacccacatcACCACCAGGCGGCGCCCTCTCCGGGGGCAGCGGCCGCCTCCGCCTCGATGCTGCACCACAACCACCACCTACTGTACCACCCGGCGgcccagcaccacccacccagCGACTGGTATCACACGACGGCGCCGAGCGGCAGTGCGGAGGCCATGAACCCGCTGAACCACTTCgggcaccaccaccaccaccaccacctgaTGCATCCCGGCGCAGCGACGGCGTATTGA
- the LOC6613881 gene encoding uncharacterized protein LOC6613881, which translates to MPGIQFGTPFPRSYTQEDLRLEMSRHGQHYMSARSVSTKDLDDPESGGDRKSNDRNIVPKTVGHGRNVQETPGYRGKYSKHLQDDLHSGNELGGMPKDTEYISSDPDDSQSWSQESLLSSDRSKSYSQICSEILEESKERQEKAERAFRVYHINRSKLRRSHQQSLSRGPGSGSSMASEYSSKSGAGYHDYDSPSTDPSREPVLKTRESFGCLEEPLKPVANIDMWTRPKQFKVESYKTEIKERRSYRKTQEASHSYSCPLESRISKGSSVTRHRARSCVCAQESSACSLCTAHSRSRKRHSERFDAEVTDGPDYPADCRSDIPTTATSQSRSQRDYLSSCSTRHRHHPHYHRQRSVPKTYQDRGNSPINIKTRRRTHDNQEPHSAFGSEKAKAVQVGRSSASIGVQYPSQDETADWTDWTPDTTHGDRQLKSRNGNCSRSSEKKRDISDEQRPITIRDTHAKDVDIPVSFGSFSMKKHLSVITEVASEHHEDPDQDMIDSELSNPVALETYDESEQYAYDYEYSYEPEIIKNNEFVSDDSDPRVSSQEGYHIDQEDYVIDKQEMSHGGGSDASSSEVAKSKSFLSLKIYDADEALMEIPEDFEGPAIVLDDDADFLDITLTDDEEKIRAKLMAAALTTRKSTSSISPNSSSLRNRPPTEPISLSYKPNVIFTRRSEVIEDNYAPRPNDRVALLAEKFLQSFSESATNDYGWKPSEQEVTSADSISQLFNENGVTKSGGDTPLCGDRQLLSVEFNRKLQRQLKVIVESFQ; encoded by the exons ATGCCAGGAATTCAGTTCGGGACCCCATTCCCCCGCAGCTACACCCAAGAAGATCTCCGATTAGAAATG TCCCGTCATGGTCAGCACTACATGAGCGCCAGAAGCGTGTCGACAAAGGACCTGGACGATCCTGAATCGGGAGGAGATCGTAAGAGTAACGACCGAAACATAGTTCCCAAGACGGTGGGCCATGGACGGAACGTCCAGGAAACTCCAGGATACAGGGGAAAATACAGCAAGCATTTACAAGATGATCTCCATTCGGGAAATGAGTTGGGAGGTATGCCCAAGGATACAGAGTACATTTCAAGTGATCCCGATGACTCGCAGTCCTGGTCTCAGGAAAGCCTGCTATCCAGTGATCGTTCCAAAAGCTATAGTCAGATATGTAGCGAAATCTTGGAAGAGTCTAAGGAGCGACAAGAGAAGGCTGAGCGAGCTTTTCGGGTCTACCATATAAACAGATCCAAGCTGCGTAGGTCGCATCAACAATCCTTGTCCAGGGGTCCGGGAAGTGGGAGCAGCATGGCCTCGGAGTATTCGAGTAAATCGGGAGCAGGCTACCACGACTACGACAGTCCTTCGACAGACCCTTCGCGAGAACCAGTTTTAAAAACTCGTGAGTCCTTCGGCTGCTTGGAAGAACCACTTAAGCCAGTGGCAAATATAGATATGTGGACTAGACCAAAACAGTTCAAGGTGGAGTCAtataaaacagaaataaaagaaaggcGCAGTTACCGCAAAACTCAAGAAGCCAGCCACTCGTATTCATGTCCATTGGAAAGTAGGATTTCAAAAGGTTCGTCAGTTACCAGGCACAGAGCAAGATCATGCGTCTGCGCCCAAGAGTCCTCGGCTTGTAGCCTTTGCACTGCCCACTCCAGATCAAGAAAGCGCCATTCCGAGCGCTTCGACGCAGAGGTGACTGATGGACCCGATTACCCTGCAGACTGCAGAAGTGACATTCCTACCACTGCGACATCGCAATCTCGCTCACAAAGAGATTATCTTTCGAGCTGCAGCACACGCCATCGTCATCATCCTCATTATCATCGCCAGAGGAGTGTGCCAAAGACGTATCAAGATCGTGGAAATAGTCCCATTAACATCAAGACGAGGCGCAGGACGCACGACAACCAGGAACCTCACTCCGCATTTGGCAGCGAGAAAGCGAAGGCGGTTCAGGTCGGAAGATCAAGTGCCTCCATTGGGGTGCAATATCCCAGTCAGGACGAGACCGCAGATTGGACTGATTGGACTCCAGATACAACGCATGGTGACCGACAGCTCAAAAGTCGTAATGGCAATTGCTCAAGATCATCAGAAAAAAAACGGGATATATCTGATGAGCAACGTCCAATAACGATAAGGGATACACATGCTAAGGATGTCGACATACCTGTTTCATTTGGATCATTTTCCATGAAGAAGCATCTTAGCGTCATTACCGAGGTTGCATCTGAACACCACGAAGATCCAGATCAAGATATGATCGATAGTGAGCTAAGTAATCCCGTTGCTCTCGAGACTTATGACGAAAGTGAACAATATGCTTATGATTATGAGTATAGCTACGAACCCGAGATAATCAAAAATAACGAATTCGTTTCCGATGACTCTGATCCTAGGGTATCAAGTCAGGAAGGCTATCATATCGATCAAGAA GACTATGTAATAGATAAGCAAGAGATGAGCCACGGAGGTGGGTCAGACGCATCTTCGAGTGAAGTAGCCAAGTCGAAAAGCTTCCTCAGCCTCAAGATATACGACGCTGACGAAGCCCTGATGGAAATCCCAGAGGACTTCGAGGGCCCTGCAATAGTTCTAGATGATGATGCCGACTTCTTAGACATCACACTGACCGACGACGAGGAGAAGATTCGCGCCAAGTTGATGGCAGCGGCACTCACTACCAGAAAGAGTACATCCTCCATCAGCCCCAATAGCAGCAGTCTTAGGAACCGTCCGCCCACAGAGCCGATTAGTCTGAGCTATAAGCCCAATGTTATCTTCACTCGTCGATCGGAGGTGATCGAAGATAACTATGCTCCTCGTCCGAACGATCGCGTTGCCCTGCTTGCGGAGAAATTCCTGCAAAGCTTCAGCGAATCTGCCACTAATGATTATGGATGGAAACCCTCTGAACAGGAGGTGACCTCTGCAGACTCTATTTCGCAATTGTTCAACGAGAATGGGGTCACCAAAAGCGGAGGCGATACTCCACTTTGCGGGGACCGTCAGCTGCTGTCCGTGGAATTCAACAGGAAGCTGCAACGTCAGCTCAAAGTGATTGTAGAGAGTTTCCAGTGA